The following proteins are encoded in a genomic region of Streptomyces collinus Tu 365:
- a CDS encoding TetR family transcriptional regulator: MSAVSTPSGPAPAATGRRDAEATKAAILKAARYLLARHAHADITLRAVAERAGVSPPLILKYFGNKDTLFARVMSFDTDADDLLDAPLEELGRHMVRHVLASQRERGADPLLRIAFAPLHGDHGDVLRANFRAQVTERLAGRLPGPDAGLRAELAVAALLGLGVMYGIARGPHLRETGTDAIADRYGPLVQAHLTPGPDAHRASGPSRPA, translated from the coding sequence GTGAGTGCCGTGAGCACTCCGTCCGGTCCCGCGCCGGCCGCCACGGGCCGCCGCGACGCGGAGGCCACCAAGGCCGCCATCCTGAAGGCGGCCCGGTACCTGCTGGCCCGGCACGCCCACGCCGACATCACGCTGCGCGCCGTCGCCGAACGGGCCGGTGTCAGCCCGCCGTTGATCCTGAAGTACTTCGGAAACAAGGACACCCTCTTCGCCCGCGTGATGTCCTTCGACACCGACGCCGACGACCTGCTCGACGCACCCCTGGAGGAGCTGGGCCGGCACATGGTCCGCCATGTGCTGGCCAGCCAGCGCGAGCGCGGAGCCGACCCGCTGCTGCGCATCGCCTTCGCCCCCCTGCACGGCGACCACGGCGACGTCCTGCGGGCCAACTTCCGCGCCCAGGTGACCGAACGCCTCGCCGGCCGGCTCCCCGGCCCCGACGCGGGCCTGCGCGCCGAACTCGCCGTCGCCGCGCTCCTCGGCCTCGGTGTCATGTACGGCATCGCGCGCGGGCCGCACCTGCGCGAGACCGGCACCGACGCCATCGCGGACCGCTACGGCCCCCTCGTACAGGCGCACTTGACGCCCGGACCGGACGCACACCGGGCCTCCGGTCCGTCCCGCCCCGCCTGA
- a CDS encoding aldo/keto reductase, producing MDERVIGRSGQWASVVGLGTWQLGADWGDVDDKEAEKVLEAAAEAGVTFFDTADVYGDGRSESTISTFLSSRPDLHVLVATKMGRRVEQIPANYVLDNFRAWNDRSRRNLGVDRIDLVQLHCPPTPVYSSDEVFDALDTLVEEQRVAAYGVSVETCAEALSAIARPNVASVQIILNPFRMKPLYEVLPAAREAGVGVIARVPLASGLLSGKYTKDTVFAADDHRTYNRHGEAFDQGETFSGVDYATGVEAAAEFAALTPEGFTPAQLALRWIIEQPGVTTVIPGARNQDQARANAAAAKLPPLPEETFTAIRDLYERRIKEQVEHRW from the coding sequence ATGGACGAACGCGTAATCGGCAGGTCGGGTCAGTGGGCATCGGTCGTCGGCCTCGGCACATGGCAGCTGGGCGCCGACTGGGGCGACGTGGACGACAAGGAGGCCGAGAAGGTCCTGGAGGCGGCGGCCGAGGCGGGCGTGACCTTCTTCGACACGGCCGACGTGTACGGCGACGGGCGCAGCGAGTCGACCATCTCCACGTTCCTGAGCAGCAGGCCCGACCTGCACGTCCTGGTGGCCACCAAGATGGGCCGCCGGGTGGAGCAGATCCCCGCCAACTACGTCCTGGACAACTTCCGTGCCTGGAACGACCGGTCCCGCCGCAACCTCGGCGTCGACCGCATCGACCTGGTGCAACTGCACTGCCCGCCGACCCCCGTGTACTCCTCCGACGAGGTGTTCGACGCCCTCGACACCCTGGTCGAGGAGCAGCGCGTCGCCGCGTACGGCGTGAGCGTGGAGACCTGCGCCGAGGCGCTCAGCGCGATCGCCCGCCCGAACGTGGCGAGCGTGCAGATCATCCTCAACCCGTTCCGCATGAAGCCCCTGTACGAGGTGCTCCCGGCGGCCCGTGAGGCGGGCGTCGGCGTCATCGCGCGCGTGCCGCTCGCGTCCGGCCTGCTGTCGGGCAAGTACACCAAGGACACCGTCTTCGCCGCTGACGACCACCGCACCTACAACCGGCACGGCGAGGCGTTCGACCAGGGCGAGACCTTCTCCGGGGTCGACTACGCGACCGGCGTCGAGGCCGCGGCCGAGTTCGCCGCGCTCACCCCCGAGGGGTTCACCCCGGCCCAGCTCGCGCTGCGCTGGATCATCGAGCAGCCCGGAGTCACCACGGTGATCCCCGGCGCCCGCAACCAGGACCAGGCCCGCGCCAACGCGGCCGCCGCCAAGCTGCCGCCGCTGCCCGAGGAGACCTTCACCGCGATCCGCGACCTGTACGAGCGGCGGATCAAGGAGCAGGTCGAGCACCGCTGGTGA
- the melC2 gene encoding tyrosinase MelC2: MTVRKNQAALTADEKRRFVNAVLELKRNGRYDEFVRTHNAFIMADTDTGERTGHRSPSFLPWHRRFLLDFEGALQSVDSSVALPYWDWSTDRTVRAALWAPDFLGGTGRATDGRVMDGPFAASAGNWPMNIRVDGRTFLRRALGVGVRELPTRAEVESVLAISAYDAAPYNSSSDGFRNNLEGWRGVNLHNRVHVWVGGQMGTGVSPNDPVFWLHHAYVDKLWAEWQRRHPDSGYVPGGGTPDVVDLDETMKPWNDVRPADLLDHTKFYTFDA; the protein is encoded by the coding sequence ATGACCGTACGCAAGAACCAGGCCGCCCTGACCGCCGACGAGAAGCGCCGGTTCGTGAACGCCGTCCTCGAACTCAAGCGCAACGGACGCTACGACGAGTTCGTCCGCACGCACAACGCCTTCATCATGGCCGACACCGACACCGGCGAGCGGACCGGCCACCGCTCCCCGTCCTTCCTGCCCTGGCACCGCAGGTTCCTGCTCGACTTCGAGGGGGCGCTGCAGTCGGTGGACTCCTCGGTGGCGCTGCCCTACTGGGACTGGAGCACCGACCGCACGGTGCGCGCCGCGCTGTGGGCGCCGGACTTCCTCGGCGGCACCGGACGCGCCACCGACGGCCGGGTGATGGACGGCCCGTTCGCCGCCTCCGCGGGCAACTGGCCGATGAACATACGCGTCGACGGACGTACGTTCCTGCGCCGTGCCCTGGGCGTGGGGGTGCGCGAGCTGCCCACGCGCGCCGAGGTGGAGTCGGTGCTGGCGATCTCCGCGTACGACGCGGCGCCGTACAACAGCTCCTCCGACGGGTTCCGCAACAACCTGGAGGGCTGGCGCGGGGTCAACCTGCACAACCGCGTCCACGTGTGGGTCGGCGGGCAGATGGGCACCGGGGTCTCCCCCAACGACCCGGTGTTCTGGCTGCACCACGCCTACGTCGACAAGCTGTGGGCCGAGTGGCAGCGCCGGCACCCGGACTCCGGCTACGTGCCGGGCGGCGGGACGCCGGACGTCGTCGACCTCGACGAGACGATGAAGCCGTGGAACGACGTGCGGCCGGCGGACCTGCTGGACCACACCAAGTTCTACACGTTCGACGCCTGA
- a CDS encoding MFS transporter: MDQDPAPIPPPSGTTPGAPPLRDRLTIPVLASGGILMAVMQTVVVPLLPDLPRLTGASAATVSWMVTATLLSGAVLTPVLGRAGDMYGKRRVLTAALVLMTAGSVMCALSSDIAVLIAARALQGAAASVVPLSISILRDELPPERRGSAVALMSSTVGIGAALGLPLAALVIQYADWHTMFWLTSALGAAGVTATWWAVKESPVREPGRFDVLGALGIAAGLTCLLLAVSQGGTWGWGSPRVLGLFATAVTVLALWWWQQLRTPRPLVDLRLVSRPRVGLSHVAALLTGFAFYANSLVTAQLVQAPKATGYGLGLSIVATGLCLLPGGVTMLLFSPLSARISAARGPRITLALGAAVIACGYALRIADSRDLWMIILGATVVATGTTLAYSALPTLILRAVPAGQTASANGVNVLMRTIGQATSSAAVAAVLVHHSSPLGGLAVPTLHGYLLAFAMAGAVALAACAAALSIPGDRPSDDTRPARGATRGARDGAMEGA; encoded by the coding sequence ATGGACCAGGATCCCGCCCCGATACCACCGCCGTCCGGCACCACCCCCGGGGCGCCCCCGCTGCGGGACCGCCTCACCATTCCGGTGCTGGCGTCGGGCGGCATCCTCATGGCGGTCATGCAGACCGTGGTCGTCCCGCTCCTGCCCGACCTGCCCCGGCTCACCGGGGCCTCCGCGGCGACGGTCTCCTGGATGGTCACGGCGACCCTGCTCTCCGGCGCGGTGCTCACCCCGGTGCTCGGCCGGGCCGGCGACATGTACGGCAAGCGCCGGGTCCTCACGGCCGCCCTCGTGCTGATGACCGCGGGCTCGGTCATGTGCGCGCTCTCCTCCGACATCGCCGTACTGATCGCCGCCCGCGCGCTGCAGGGGGCCGCCGCCTCCGTCGTCCCGCTGTCGATCAGCATCCTGCGCGACGAACTCCCCCCGGAGCGACGGGGTTCGGCGGTGGCCCTGATGAGCTCCACGGTCGGCATCGGCGCCGCCCTCGGCCTGCCGCTCGCCGCGCTCGTCATCCAGTACGCCGACTGGCACACCATGTTCTGGCTGACCAGCGCCCTCGGAGCGGCCGGCGTGACGGCCACCTGGTGGGCGGTCAAGGAGTCGCCCGTACGTGAACCGGGCCGCTTCGACGTGCTCGGCGCCCTCGGCATCGCCGCCGGTCTCACCTGCCTGCTGCTCGCCGTCTCGCAGGGCGGCACCTGGGGCTGGGGCAGCCCGCGGGTCCTCGGCCTGTTCGCCACGGCCGTCACCGTCCTCGCCCTGTGGTGGTGGCAGCAACTGCGCACCCCGCGCCCGCTCGTCGACCTGCGCCTGGTCAGCCGGCCCCGGGTCGGCCTGTCCCATGTGGCCGCCCTGCTCACCGGGTTCGCCTTCTACGCCAACTCGCTCGTGACCGCCCAGCTCGTCCAGGCGCCCAAGGCGACCGGCTACGGCCTCGGGCTCTCGATCGTCGCCACCGGCCTGTGCCTGCTGCCCGGCGGCGTCACCATGCTGCTCTTCTCGCCGCTGTCCGCCCGCATCTCGGCGGCCCGCGGTCCCCGTATCACCCTCGCGCTCGGGGCCGCCGTCATCGCCTGCGGCTACGCGCTGCGCATCGCCGACAGCCGCGACCTGTGGATGATCATCCTGGGTGCCACCGTGGTCGCCACCGGCACCACCCTCGCCTACTCGGCGCTGCCCACTCTGATCCTTCGCGCCGTCCCGGCCGGCCAGACGGCCTCCGCCAACGGGGTCAACGTCCTGATGCGCACCATCGGCCAGGCGACCTCCAGCGCCGCCGTCGCCGCCGTCCTCGTGCACCACAGCAGCCCGCTCGGCGGCCTCGCCGTGCCCACGCTGCACGGCTACCTGCTGGCGTTCGCGATGGCCGGCGCGGTCGCCCTGGCCGCCTGCGCCGCGGCCCTGTCGATCCCCGGCGACCGTCCCTCCGACGACACCCGGCCGGCCCGGGGCGCCACCCGGGGCGCGCGCGACGGGGCGATGGAGGGAGCGTGA
- the melC1 gene encoding apotyrosinase chaperone MelC1 has translation MPELTRRRALTTAAALAATAGAAGLVAPAASAAPATGHQHGSPESFDEVYKGRRIQGRPSGMGSHHHEHGGGWSVFVDGVELHVMRNADGSWISVVSHYDPVPTPRAAARAAVDELQGAPLLPFPAN, from the coding sequence ATGCCCGAACTCACCCGCCGCCGCGCGCTGACCACGGCGGCCGCGCTCGCCGCCACGGCGGGCGCCGCCGGCCTCGTCGCGCCCGCCGCGTCGGCCGCCCCGGCCACCGGACACCAGCACGGCTCACCGGAGTCCTTCGACGAGGTCTACAAGGGCCGCCGGATACAGGGCCGCCCCTCGGGCATGGGGAGTCACCACCACGAACACGGGGGCGGCTGGTCCGTGTTCGTGGACGGGGTGGAACTGCACGTGATGCGCAACGCCGACGGCAGCTGGATCAGCGTCGTCAGCCACTACGACCCGGTGCCCACCCCGCGGGCCGCCGCCCGGGCCGCGGTGGACGAGCTGCAGGGCGCCCCGCTGCTGCCCTTCCCCGCCAACTGA
- a CDS encoding family 2B encapsulin nanocompartment shell protein, with protein MSTPDIATGTAVDEPAPGPAADGQLTSLSTHAARRLTTTTKTEPQMQAITSRWLLKSLPWVDVKGGAYRVNRRLQLRTGRGRVHFEQNGADDIRVIPQTLTELPVLRGYPDADVLRELAGRFRPREVRAGQVLFEAGQPVTETYLVVHGRFTRYTRGKYGDEEVVGVVTDGDQMGDEAAGQSDPLWLTSVRAETAGVVLALPWAVVREVTERAPSLAAHLQAYVERQRRPMNRKGEAEVPVQAGHVGEPTLRGGFVDYELSPREYELSLTQTVLRVHTRVADLYNDPMDQTAQQLRLTVEEIRERQEWELVNNREFGLLHNVDYGQRISTWTGPPTPDDMDELLSMRRKTKVFLAHPKAIAAFFRQCNKRGLVPGTASVDGHEVPAWRGVPIFPCSKIPVGEDHTSSIIALRTGEADQGVVGLYQTGIPEEYQPGLNVRFMGIDTAAIVNYLVTAYYSLAILVPDAAGILENVQIGRTAE; from the coding sequence GTGTCCACTCCGGACATCGCCACCGGCACCGCAGTCGACGAGCCCGCCCCCGGGCCCGCGGCCGACGGGCAGCTCACCAGTCTGAGCACCCACGCGGCCCGCAGGCTCACCACGACCACCAAGACCGAACCGCAGATGCAGGCCATCACCTCGCGATGGCTGCTGAAGTCACTGCCGTGGGTGGACGTCAAGGGCGGCGCCTACCGGGTCAACCGGCGTCTGCAACTGCGCACCGGCCGCGGCCGCGTCCACTTCGAGCAGAACGGCGCGGACGACATCCGGGTGATCCCGCAGACGCTCACCGAACTGCCGGTCCTGCGCGGCTATCCCGACGCCGACGTGCTGCGGGAGCTCGCCGGCCGGTTCCGGCCCCGCGAGGTGCGCGCCGGTCAGGTGCTGTTCGAGGCCGGGCAGCCGGTCACCGAGACCTACCTCGTCGTGCACGGCCGGTTCACCCGCTACACCCGCGGCAAGTACGGCGACGAGGAGGTCGTCGGCGTCGTCACCGACGGCGACCAGATGGGCGACGAGGCGGCCGGCCAGTCGGACCCGCTCTGGCTGACCTCGGTGCGGGCCGAGACCGCCGGAGTGGTGCTGGCACTCCCCTGGGCCGTCGTGCGCGAGGTCACCGAACGGGCGCCGTCACTCGCCGCCCACCTCCAGGCCTATGTGGAACGGCAGCGCAGGCCGATGAACCGCAAGGGCGAGGCGGAGGTCCCGGTCCAGGCGGGTCACGTGGGCGAGCCGACGCTGCGGGGCGGCTTCGTCGACTACGAACTCAGCCCGCGCGAATACGAGTTGTCGCTGACCCAGACCGTGCTGCGGGTGCACACCCGGGTCGCCGACCTCTACAACGACCCGATGGACCAGACCGCCCAGCAACTCCGGCTCACCGTCGAGGAGATCCGCGAGCGGCAGGAGTGGGAGCTGGTCAACAACCGGGAGTTCGGGCTGCTGCACAACGTGGACTACGGCCAGCGGATCAGCACCTGGACGGGGCCGCCGACCCCGGACGACATGGACGAACTGCTGTCCATGCGGCGCAAGACGAAGGTGTTCCTCGCCCACCCGAAGGCCATCGCGGCTTTCTTCCGCCAGTGCAACAAGCGCGGCCTGGTGCCCGGCACGGCGAGCGTCGACGGTCACGAGGTGCCCGCCTGGCGGGGGGTGCCCATCTTCCCGTGCAGCAAGATCCCGGTCGGCGAGGACCACACCAGCAGCATCATCGCGCTGCGCACCGGCGAGGCCGACCAGGGAGTCGTCGGCCTCTACCAGACCGGCATCCCCGAGGAGTACCAGCCGGGCCTGAACGTCCGCTTCATGGGCATCGACACCGCCGCGATCGTCAACTACCTCGTCACCGCCTACTACTCGCTGGCCATCCTGGTCCCCGACGCGGCGGGAATCCTGGAGAACGTCCAGATCGGCCGGACGGCCGAGTGA
- a CDS encoding DUF6328 family protein — MTQEGRRTGRDETEEERADRMWAELIQEVRVAQTGVQILFGFLLTVVFQAKYATLAHLDQVIYIVTVVLGACATGALIGPVSLHRLVAGRRVKPQAVRLASRMTFVGLLLLLATMTSSLLLVLRVATHDPYVPWLVAGVVTWYLLCWYALPLWARRQHTSGPHETSGRPDRPAEPHK, encoded by the coding sequence ATGACGCAGGAGGGACGGCGCACGGGGCGCGACGAGACGGAGGAGGAGCGGGCCGACCGGATGTGGGCCGAGCTGATCCAGGAGGTCCGGGTGGCCCAGACCGGCGTCCAGATCCTCTTCGGGTTCCTGCTCACCGTCGTCTTCCAGGCGAAGTACGCCACCCTCGCCCACCTCGACCAGGTCATCTACATCGTGACCGTCGTGCTGGGCGCCTGCGCGACCGGCGCCCTCATCGGCCCGGTCTCCCTGCATCGTCTGGTCGCGGGCCGCCGGGTCAAGCCGCAGGCGGTGCGGCTGGCCTCCCGTATGACGTTCGTCGGGCTGCTCCTGCTGCTCGCCACCATGACCTCGTCCCTGCTGCTCGTCCTGCGGGTGGCCACGCACGACCCCTACGTGCCCTGGCTGGTCGCGGGGGTGGTCACCTGGTACCTGCTGTGCTGGTACGCCCTTCCCCTGTGGGCACGCCGGCAGCACACCAGCGGGCCGCACGAGACGTCCGGCCGGCCGGACCGGCCGGCCGAGCCGCACAAGTAG
- a CDS encoding ribonuclease H family protein, translating to MIGRMRERVVAACDGASKGNPGPAGWAWVVSDDERAPARWESGPLGRATNNVAELTALERLLTAVEPDVPLEVRMDSQYAMKAVTTWLPGWKRNGWKTSAGKPVANQDLVVRIDALLEGRSVDFRYVPAHQVDGDPLNDFADRAASQAASAQEAAGSALGSPEPPASPGTPKAAPARKKAPRRTGGGASSRTIKAKFPGRCLCGRSYAAGESIAKNAEGWGHPECRTADA from the coding sequence ATGATCGGGCGCATGCGTGAACGTGTGGTGGCCGCGTGCGACGGGGCTTCGAAGGGAAACCCCGGACCGGCCGGATGGGCGTGGGTGGTCTCGGACGACGAGCGGGCCCCCGCCCGCTGGGAGTCGGGCCCGCTCGGCCGGGCCACGAACAACGTCGCCGAACTCACCGCGCTGGAGCGGCTGCTGACCGCCGTCGAGCCGGACGTGCCGCTGGAGGTCCGGATGGACTCCCAGTACGCGATGAAGGCCGTCACCACCTGGCTGCCGGGCTGGAAGCGCAACGGCTGGAAGACGTCCGCCGGCAAGCCGGTCGCCAACCAGGACCTGGTGGTCCGCATCGACGCGCTGCTGGAGGGCCGCTCCGTCGACTTCCGCTACGTCCCCGCCCACCAGGTCGACGGCGATCCGCTGAACGACTTCGCCGACCGCGCGGCCAGCCAGGCGGCCTCGGCGCAGGAGGCGGCGGGCAGCGCGCTCGGCTCGCCGGAGCCGCCGGCCTCGCCCGGCACCCCCAAGGCGGCGCCCGCGCGGAAGAAGGCGCCCCGCCGCACCGGCGGCGGAGCGTCCTCGCGCACCATCAAGGCGAAGTTCCCGGGCCGCTGCCTGTGCGGCCGCTCCTACGCCGCCGGTGAGTCCATCGCCAAGAACGCCGAGGGCTGGGGCCACCCGGAGTGCCGTACGGCGGACGCCTGA
- a CDS encoding DUF2238 domain-containing protein, which yields MTAVHSLAPSVPRRVPPAVFAGVAAVGLAVSAWDVRDRTTWFLETFWALAGLPLVVLLWRRFPLTGLLCGLLAAHTLVLAVGGHYTYAQVPAGDWVRDAFGLSRNPYDRFGHLMQGFVPAVLVRELLTRTSPLRGSRWLAPLTVCACLAFSAFFELLEWAAAEIGGHGADAFLATQGDVWDTQWDMFCALIGAVLSLLVLSRVHDRQLAALEARAAA from the coding sequence ATGACCGCAGTGCACTCCCTCGCACCCTCCGTGCCGCGCCGCGTGCCGCCCGCCGTGTTCGCGGGCGTGGCCGCCGTGGGCCTCGCCGTGTCGGCGTGGGACGTGCGCGACCGCACCACCTGGTTCCTGGAGACGTTCTGGGCCCTGGCCGGGCTGCCCCTGGTGGTGCTGCTCTGGCGGCGCTTCCCGCTCACCGGGCTGCTGTGCGGCCTGCTGGCCGCCCACACCCTGGTGCTCGCGGTCGGCGGTCACTACACGTACGCGCAGGTGCCGGCGGGCGACTGGGTGCGGGACGCCTTCGGGCTGTCGCGCAACCCTTACGACCGGTTCGGGCACCTGATGCAGGGCTTCGTCCCGGCCGTCCTGGTGCGCGAACTGCTCACCCGTACCTCGCCGCTGCGCGGCAGCCGCTGGCTGGCGCCTCTCACCGTGTGCGCCTGCCTCGCCTTCAGCGCCTTCTTCGAGCTGCTGGAATGGGCGGCCGCCGAGATCGGCGGGCACGGCGCGGACGCCTTCCTCGCCACCCAGGGGGACGTGTGGGACACGCAGTGGGACATGTTCTGCGCCCTGATCGGCGCGGTGCTGTCGCTGCTGGTGCTCAGCAGGGTGCACGACCGTCAGCTCGCGGCCCTGGAGGCCCGCGCCGCCGCCTAG
- a CDS encoding VOC family protein, whose protein sequence is MAVQPEGTPCWADAMFGDLDGAKAFYGDVLGWTFGESTPEYGNYTQAYADGKAVAAVVPPMSGQEGHSQWCLYFASPDAAATATRIRENGGEVLMEPMRVGDFGTMCLAREPGGAVFGVWQGGVHEGFEAKGVPGAYCWAEVFTREPERTDAFLTAVFPYRAKRIEDDAVDFRMFDVGEETVLGRMRMTDEFPPEVPSYVNVYFTVEDCDEAVARAVKLGAVLRFGPMTSPFGRFAALTDPQGANLSVIDVTTTEGEMPRTADA, encoded by the coding sequence ATGGCCGTGCAACCTGAGGGAACGCCCTGCTGGGCCGACGCGATGTTCGGCGACCTCGACGGCGCCAAGGCGTTCTACGGCGACGTCCTCGGGTGGACCTTCGGCGAGTCGACGCCGGAGTACGGCAACTACACGCAGGCCTACGCGGACGGCAAGGCGGTGGCGGCGGTCGTGCCGCCCATGTCGGGGCAGGAGGGGCACTCGCAGTGGTGCCTGTACTTCGCCTCGCCGGACGCCGCCGCGACGGCGACGAGGATCCGGGAGAACGGCGGCGAGGTGCTGATGGAGCCGATGCGGGTCGGCGACTTCGGCACCATGTGCCTGGCCCGGGAGCCCGGCGGAGCCGTGTTCGGCGTCTGGCAGGGCGGGGTCCACGAGGGCTTCGAGGCCAAGGGCGTGCCGGGCGCCTACTGCTGGGCCGAGGTCTTCACCCGGGAACCCGAGCGGACCGACGCCTTCCTGACCGCGGTCTTCCCCTACCGGGCGAAGCGGATCGAGGACGACGCGGTCGACTTCCGTATGTTCGACGTGGGCGAGGAGACCGTCCTCGGCCGGATGCGGATGACCGACGAGTTCCCGCCCGAGGTGCCGTCGTACGTCAACGTCTACTTCACCGTCGAGGACTGCGACGAGGCCGTGGCGCGGGCGGTCAAGCTCGGCGCCGTGCTCCGCTTCGGGCCCATGACCAGCCCCTTCGGCCGGTTCGCGGCACTGACCGACCCGCAGGGGGCGAACCTCTCGGTGATCGACGTCACCACCACCGAGGGGGAGATGCCGAGGACCGCGGACGCCTGA
- a CDS encoding SsgA family sporulation/cell division regulator encodes MNPFVHRTLVVQLQAGGTGRCPVLAHLSYDADDPFAVTVVFGHDGHVLARWRLDREMLADGLVKSVGVGDVRLRPVDTGMSRDSRELRMEFLGDARPDGGRHHAVVFAWAPTVAAFLRETHRVVAPGQEEVPVDELLADILSGAE; translated from the coding sequence GTGAACCCGTTCGTGCACAGAACACTGGTGGTACAGCTCCAGGCGGGCGGTACCGGCCGGTGTCCGGTGCTCGCCCACCTGAGTTACGACGCCGACGACCCGTTCGCCGTCACCGTCGTGTTCGGTCACGACGGCCATGTGCTGGCCCGCTGGCGGCTGGACCGGGAGATGCTCGCCGACGGCCTGGTCAAGAGCGTCGGCGTCGGGGACGTGCGGCTCCGCCCGGTCGACACCGGCATGTCGCGCGATTCGCGCGAGCTGCGGATGGAGTTCCTCGGGGACGCCCGGCCCGACGGCGGGCGGCACCACGCGGTGGTGTTCGCCTGGGCGCCCACCGTCGCCGCGTTCCTGCGCGAGACGCACCGGGTGGTGGCGCCCGGGCAGGAGGAGGTCCCGGTCGACGAACTGCTCGCGGACATCCTCAGCGGGGCTGAGTAG
- a CDS encoding FAD-dependent monooxygenase: protein MKVVCVGGGPAGLYLAILLKRQNPAHDVTVHERDPEGSAHGWGVTYWRTLLDRLHRHDPDSARAVAEHSVHWDQGVAHVRGQITRQPGDEGHGISRHRLLAILADRARSLGVRLEFGSEVTPDDLPEADLVVAADGVHSALRTRYADHFGARFQEGRNHYAWLGTDKVFDAFTFAFTETGHGWIWAYGYACGDGRSTCVVECSPRTLTGLGLDRAHEGEALALLARLFAGILDGHPLTGRSPAGGPLPWPRFRTLTNRTWHRGNLVLLGDAAHTTHYSIGAGTTLALEDAMGLAAALREHTALPDALAGYERRRRSELLGAQSAARHSARWYEDLPRYIGLPPHRMFALLGQRHSPLLPYVPPQLYYGLDKAAGRVDALRTLKRRLGPRVARALQSRSAGDRD from the coding sequence GTGAAGGTCGTCTGTGTCGGGGGAGGCCCGGCGGGCCTGTACCTCGCCATCCTGCTCAAGCGGCAGAACCCCGCCCACGACGTCACCGTCCACGAACGCGACCCCGAGGGCTCGGCCCACGGCTGGGGCGTGACCTACTGGCGCACCCTGCTCGACCGGCTGCACCGCCACGACCCCGACTCCGCCCGCGCCGTCGCGGAGCACTCGGTGCACTGGGACCAGGGCGTGGCCCATGTGCGCGGCCAGATCACCCGGCAGCCCGGCGACGAGGGCCACGGCATCAGCCGCCACCGCCTCCTCGCGATCCTCGCCGACCGCGCCCGCTCGCTCGGCGTGCGCCTCGAGTTCGGGTCCGAGGTCACGCCCGACGACCTGCCGGAGGCCGACCTCGTCGTGGCGGCCGACGGCGTCCACAGCGCTCTGCGCACCCGGTACGCCGACCACTTCGGCGCCCGGTTCCAGGAGGGCCGCAACCACTACGCCTGGCTCGGCACCGACAAGGTCTTCGACGCCTTCACCTTCGCCTTCACCGAGACCGGTCACGGATGGATCTGGGCCTACGGCTACGCCTGCGGCGACGGGCGGAGCACCTGCGTGGTGGAGTGCTCCCCGCGAACCCTCACCGGCCTCGGCCTGGACCGCGCGCACGAGGGCGAGGCGCTCGCCCTGCTGGCGAGACTCTTCGCCGGGATCCTCGACGGCCACCCGCTCACCGGCCGCTCCCCGGCCGGCGGCCCCCTGCCCTGGCCGCGGTTCCGCACCCTCACCAACCGCACCTGGCACCGCGGCAACCTCGTCCTGCTCGGCGACGCGGCCCACACGACCCACTACTCCATCGGCGCCGGCACCACCCTCGCCCTGGAGGACGCCATGGGTCTGGCCGCCGCCCTGCGCGAGCACACCGCCCTGCCCGACGCGCTGGCCGGCTACGAGCGCCGCCGCCGGTCCGAACTGCTCGGCGCGCAGAGCGCGGCCCGCCACAGCGCCCGCTGGTACGAGGACCTGCCCCGCTACATCGGCCTGCCGCCGCACCGTATGTTCGCGCTGCTCGGCCAGCGCCACTCGCCCCTGCTGCCGTACGTCCCGCCCCAGCTCTACTACGGCCTCGACAAGGCCGCCGGCCGGGTCGACGCCCTGCGCACCCTCAAGCGCCGGCTCGGTCCCCGGGTGGCCCGCGCCCTGCAGTCCCGGTCGGCGGGCGACCGGGACTAG